acagtccatgtggttgcaaaagagacaagacttaatgactaaaaccaacagaaacaaacaacagaCGAGGTAATTCAAAAGTCCCATTTCAAAATTTTACCAGAGCTTTGCCTaagcaaaagaacaaaaacttagacattttattgtttgtagagtacTTTGAGAtcaattattgttgtttagtttctaagtagCTTCTGActgtcttgtgaccccatggactatagccagctagactcctctgtccatgggatttcccaggcaaaaatactggagtgggttgaccaATAATAAAgtgctattaaaattaaaagtttaattagtGAGACAATGGGGAAAACTACCCAAtaaccagaaagaaaatgaaaaagcagcacTTCTTCTTCTAGTTTTACTGAAATATGATTGACATACAATACTATATAAGCATAAGATATATGGCATAATAATCTGATTTACATACATCTTGAAATGTTTATCACAAGTTTAATGAACTACCATCATCTCAAATAGGTAAAAACTTAAAGaactagagaaaaatattaataattatatatttttcttgtgatgagaactctaaGGGTTTAAtttcttgtgtgtgcatgctcaattgcttagttgtgtctgactctttgtgatcccatgggcagtagcccaccaggctctgcagtccatggaattctccaggcaagaatccaagagtggattgccacttcctgctccagggatcttccctgacccagagattgaatgtGCATCTCTTGGCTCtattgcattgacaggtggattctttaccattgcaccacctgggaagccaatttactctcttaataatgatcatatataacatacagcagaaTTATAGTTTGGGGGATGACAGCAATTTTTAATGAAGCATTAGTCTCTGCATTTAGAGAACAATGTTAGAGAGATTTTTCATCATGAAATGTTGAAGCAGAAGGTTAACATTGTATACTAGATTAATAGCAAGGGAACAAGTTTAGAAAATCCCTGAAATCAAATGCCATCTACCTGGGAGTTTTCCAAAGTAATTTAGAAGAGAaactgaggttattgttattggTCACTTTGTTTCCTCAACAAGTTTTCGAGTACTGCTATATACTAGACAGTATGTCATGTGTGGGTATGCAATTTCTGTCTCTGGAAAGTTATAATTTGTGGAACTAGAGATAAGCTTAAAATACTAATGGCAAAGCCAATATGATTTTAATGATTGCTAAAGCCCAGATAAAATAATATAGCAAAATTAAGAAGTTGTAGGAAGGATCAATGCGTACATGCCACTTTGAGAACTTAAAGCGAGTTGTCCAATTAAAAGAAGAggaataaaatgacaataaatattCACTCCCCTGATGGCTCGGATgataaagagtcttcctgcagtgcatgagacccaggttcgatccctgggtcaggaagatcccctggagaaggaaacggcaacccactccagtactcttgccaggaaaattccatgggtgtaGGAGTCTGGGGTAggaagggttggacacgactgaccaacttcaCTTCAAATATGCACTATTTCCAGATGTAGGGGGTAGTATGTAAAAGGAAATGATTGTTCAAATTTTCTCTATGCTAAAGTTCATCTGAAGGAATATGTATATTGACAGTTATGAGAGGAAAGGTATGTTTGGAAACAGTAGAAAGacagaatataattattttaactttataaataaTTGAAGACCATTTAGTTTTGTTAATAGTATAGATTTCGCCCTATAAAAAGACAACTGTACTGCTATTATGAAGGTGATAGAATGGGAAGAGACAGACTCCTCAGAGTCCATTCAAAATGTTCTTGTAATAATGCAGATTAAGGGTTAATTTCTggaaaaatggggggaaaatgtATCATAGacgtgttacacacacacacacacacacacacacacacacacacacacacaagaaaaaacaGATCCGATGTGGAGGGTGAgaattttcatatgttttaatATGCCCCATAAGTATACAGCTTGGATGACTAAGAAGCTTTGGAAACTTCTTATTGAGATATAGAAGTCAGGCAAAGGAACAGATTTGGGTGATAAGCTGGAAAGGATAAGAATGTTCCAAGTAAAAACACATAATCTAGTACCAGCAATAAGAACTGTGTCAGAGTCATCAGGGAAAGTATCTGAGCCTCCCTGCTCAAGACTTCAGAGATGGAGCCTGGGAACAGTCTGTTGGGTTTCCAAGTCAAGTATATCAAGAATAAGATATATAACCAAGTGGGAAAACAgtgaatgttgaaaaaaaaaaaaaaactaatgctAGAGTTTGTAGGGGAACCATACACTAATTCTAAACAGtagctgtagtttttttttttaaagccaaatatCAAATTCaacatcccgatcccccctcccacctccctctccacccgattcctctgggtcttcccagtgcaccaggcccgagcacttgtctcatgcatcccacctgggctggtgatctgtttcaccatagatatgtgtaaacatcccaccctcaccttctcccacagagttcaaaagtctgttctgtaatatagggttatcattaccatctttctaaattccatatatatgtgttagtatgctaatgttctttatctttctggcttacttcactctgtataaggacatctcattaggactgatcaaatgaattctttttaacggctgagtaatattccatggtgtatatgtaccacagcttccttatccattcatctgctgatgggcatctaggttgcttccatgtcctggctattaactGCATGGAAATGGAGTATGTTGTtagtaatgaaagagaattctgttttttaaggacaagcaacaaaaagacaaatcaatGATTACTGACTGACCTAGATGAAGAAACCATTAAAATCAGGTGGGATGTAGAtcttcatacattgctggtatTCCCTGTGGAATATATGTATCAATAATATGGATAAAATTATGACcacttaaaatcaaaattaatgtaaataaaagttttttgagGATTAGATTATCAACAAACTAAGCAGAGATTATATAAGTCTATAAGCAGGGACTATATTTCTTAGGCGCCAGAAGAATAGACTTCTTTTGAGCAAATGTCTATCCATTTCATTTGAACACTTGTCCCTGAATTCTCTGCTAAAATCATTGGCAGAAAATTAGCAATGTGGGCACATGTTAATTTAGGATAAATTTTGCTTAGTTTATTGtaaaatgctttattattttatcttggtttccttttttctctcccattcctgttgtttctcttttataCCAGACTGGTGACTTTATGAAGGTTAAATCTCCCTGATTTCTTAGTTTCAGAGGACTCTGGACTTGATCATATTGACTTTATTCCATGGGATCAATTCTCCATGGCCAATTCCTCCTGTGTTACTGAGTTCTTCCTGCTGGGTTTCTCCAGCCTTGGGGAATTGCAGCTTGTCCTCTTTGTggtctttctctgcctctatttGATTATCTTGAGTGGAAACATCACCATCATCTCAGTCATCTGCTTGGATCACAGCCTCCACACACCCATGTACTTCTTTCTATGTGTCCTTTCTACCTCTGAAACTTTCTACACAATTGTCATTCTGCCCAAGATGCTTATCAATCTGCTCTCTGTGCTCAGGACACTGTCCTTTGTGAGTTGTGCTTCACAGATGTACTTCTTTCTTGGTTTTGCTGTCACCAATTGCCTGCTTCTGGGAGTGATGGGCTATGATCGCTATGCTGCCATCTGTCAGCCTTTGCACTACTCCATTCTCATGAGCTGGAGGGTATGTGGGCAACTGGCAGTGACTTGTATTGTCAGTGGTTTCCTAATATCTCTACTGGGAACAACTTTGGTCTTTAGCCTCCCTTTCTGTGGCTCCAACAAGGTCAACCATTATTTTTGTGACATTTCACCAGTCATCCGCCTCGCTTACGCGGAAACCTACATTAATGAACTGGTCATCTTCATTGGTGGGGTCTTGGTCCTTGTTGTGCCCTT
This portion of the Cervus canadensis isolate Bull #8, Minnesota chromosome 2, ASM1932006v1, whole genome shotgun sequence genome encodes:
- the LOC122431325 gene encoding olfactory receptor 10R2-like; this encodes MANSSCVTEFFLLGFSSLGELQLVLFVVFLCLYLIILSGNITIISVICLDHSLHTPMYFFLCVLSTSETFYTIVILPKMLINLLSVLRTLSFVSCASQMYFFLGFAVTNCLLLGVMGYDRYAAICQPLHYSILMSWRVCGQLAVTCIVSGFLISLLGTTLVFSLPFCGSNKVNHYFCDISPVIRLAYAETYINELVIFIGGVLVLVVPLIFICISYGFITSAILKISSAEGKRKAFSTCASHLIVVIVHYGCASFVYLRPSAKYTSGKDRLVTVTYTVITPLLNPMVYSLRNKDVQLAIRKMIEKARLRFYNSVKTL